A single genomic interval of Fructobacillus americanaquae harbors:
- the mgtE gene encoding magnesium transporter yields the protein MELDNEQQVQQAVHALTDLLENGQDDDFMTEFMTLHDFEKGQVYASFSKNIREVAWRVMDDETLATVFDNLEGDAEEVVDLLQEVPPQKGANILVEMFADNEADLFQAMPARLASTYLALMPDREAQEIRNLIKYEDQTAGALMATEYLAVAAGSVVKDVLAQVKKQAEEAESIIYVYVVDEKHRLVGIVSLRDLLTHPDEMTIESITNTRVISVKAGDDQKEVAQVVADYNFFAIPVTDDDQHLLGIITVDDIVDVIDEEAVEEYSGLAAVDVSDTDDSPWHSALKRMPWFLALLVLGLISVALVASFEHTIRQAPILAAFIMVIAGIAGNAGTQSLALAVRHFGSSTDKSFWKNLISELLSSFVLAILAGVVLFGFVFLWQDNEGLALAVALSATVAILLSALLAYLVPAALRKVNLDPALVNGPLVQTVVDWAAILVYFGIATSMLNEFIGK from the coding sequence ATGGAATTAGACAATGAGCAGCAAGTCCAACAAGCTGTCCATGCCTTAACGGATTTGCTCGAAAACGGACAAGACGATGATTTTATGACCGAATTTATGACCCTGCACGACTTTGAAAAGGGGCAGGTTTACGCTAGCTTTTCGAAGAATATTCGGGAGGTTGCTTGGCGGGTCATGGATGACGAAACGCTTGCGACTGTTTTTGATAACTTGGAAGGCGATGCTGAAGAAGTCGTTGATCTTTTGCAGGAGGTGCCACCACAAAAGGGCGCCAACATCCTCGTTGAAATGTTTGCCGATAATGAAGCTGATTTGTTCCAAGCCATGCCGGCCCGGTTAGCTTCAACGTATTTGGCACTGATGCCTGATCGAGAAGCTCAGGAAATCAGAAATTTGATTAAGTATGAGGACCAGACGGCCGGGGCCCTAATGGCGACTGAATACTTGGCAGTAGCTGCTGGCTCAGTAGTCAAAGACGTTCTAGCCCAAGTAAAAAAGCAGGCAGAAGAGGCTGAGTCAATCATTTATGTTTATGTGGTTGATGAAAAACATCGCCTGGTTGGAATTGTTTCCTTGCGGGACTTACTCACACATCCGGATGAGATGACGATTGAGTCAATTACTAATACCCGGGTTATTTCGGTCAAGGCGGGTGATGATCAAAAAGAAGTTGCCCAAGTCGTGGCCGATTATAACTTCTTTGCCATTCCAGTGACCGATGACGATCAGCATTTGTTAGGAATCATTACAGTTGATGATATTGTTGATGTGATTGACGAAGAAGCAGTTGAGGAGTACTCAGGTTTAGCTGCCGTCGATGTTTCTGATACCGATGATAGTCCCTGGCATTCTGCTTTAAAGCGGATGCCGTGGTTCTTGGCACTGTTGGTTTTGGGCCTGATTTCCGTCGCCCTCGTCGCTAGCTTTGAGCACACGATCCGTCAGGCACCAATTTTGGCAGCATTTATCATGGTTATTGCTGGGATTGCTGGTAACGCAGGGACGCAGTCCTTGGCTCTGGCTGTCCGCCACTTTGGTTCAAGCACGGATAAGTCGTTTTGGAAGAATCTGATTTCTGAGTTGCTGTCTTCCTTTGTGTTAGCCATCTTAGCAGGTGTAGTCCTTTTCGGTTTTGTTTTCCTTTGGCAAGATAATGAAGGTTTGGCCCTAGCCGTTGCCTTGTCTGCAACCGTTGCGATTCTGCTTTCAGCCCTGTTGGCTTATTTGGTACCGGCAGCACTGCGTAAAGTGAATTTGGATCCAGCATTGGTGAATGGACCGTTGGTGCAGACCGTGGTTGATTGGGCGGCTATCCTGGTTTACTTTGGGATTGCCACTAGTATGTTGAATGAATTTATTGGAAAATAG
- a CDS encoding GH25 family lysozyme has protein sequence MNIKNGLLTLAAISTFGLVVDQNQIRVHADGVPRVTGGQAGLPRMDVVDVSSNNGYLSTNDFQIMKNNGVRGIIVKLTEGTYYRNPYASSQVNNARAVGLKVSAYHYSTFNNQNSARSEANFFADYANQLGFNSSDLMVNDLEDSSTTGGDVSGNSWAFNDQLKNRGFTNGALYTYTSYKNNNGLNTWFLANDHIWMAAYPYYPSINSLWNSQYGMWQWSSNAGFGGISGTFDVSIDYSGIASQLLNGYVYDGSQGHDGYRWYDNGQLGNGKRWYAGTYYWFSNGERIDNSWQSDATGTYYTGSDGRSYQGLQTIGNAQYYFGSDFTLQKNQYVTFDGGAAYVDNQGIVRPLGTGYIYTGASGHDGYRWFDNGQIGSGKRWYAGTYYWFDQNGERIDNSWQSDATGTYYTGSDGRSYQGLQTIGNAQYYFGSDFTLQKNQYVTVNGRQYYVNAQGNARPADTGYIYTGASGHDGYRWFDNGQIGSGKRWYAGTYYWFDQNGERIDNSWQSDATGTYYTGSDGRSYQGLQTIGNAQYYFGSDFTLQKNQYVTVNGRQYYVNAQGNARPADTGYIYTGASGHDGYRWFDNGQIGSGKRWYAGTYYWFDQNGERIDNSWQSDATGTYYTGADGRSYQGLQTIGNAQYYFGSDFTLQKNQYVTVNGRQYYVNAQGNARPADTGYIYTGASGHDGYRWFDNGQIGSGKRWYAGTYYWFDQNGERIDNSWQSDATGTYYTGSDGRSYQGLQTIGNAQYYFGSDFTLQKNQYVTVNGRQYYVNAQGNARPADTGYIYTGASGHDGYRWFDNGQIGSGKRWYAGTYYWFDQNGERIDNSWQSDATGTYYTGADGRSYQGLQTIGNAQYYFGSDFTLQKNQYVTVNGRQYYVNAQGNARPADTGYIYTGASGHDGYRWFDNGQIGSGKRWYAGTYYWFDQNGERIDNSWQSDATGTYYTGADGRSYQGLQTIGNAQYYFGSDFTLQKNQYVTVNGRQYYVNAQGNARPADTGYIYTGASGHDGYRWFDNGQIGSGKRWYAGTYYWFDQNGERIDNSWQSDATGTYYTGSDGRSYQGLQTIGNAQYYFGSDFTLQKNQYVTVNRQQYYLDDQGKAKAV, from the coding sequence ATGAATATAAAAAATGGGTTACTGACATTAGCCGCTATCTCAACCTTTGGATTAGTGGTTGACCAAAATCAAATAAGAGTGCACGCTGATGGTGTGCCGAGAGTCACGGGTGGCCAAGCTGGCTTACCCCGTATGGATGTTGTGGATGTTTCTTCAAACAATGGTTACCTTTCAACAAACGACTTTCAAATCATGAAAAATAATGGTGTTAGAGGTATTATTGTTAAGCTGACAGAAGGGACATACTATCGAAATCCGTATGCCTCGAGTCAGGTTAATAATGCGCGTGCTGTTGGTTTGAAGGTTTCAGCATATCACTACTCTACTTTTAATAATCAAAATAGTGCCCGATCAGAAGCAAATTTCTTTGCCGATTATGCCAACCAACTCGGTTTTAACAGCAGCGATTTAATGGTTAATGACTTGGAAGATAGTTCGACGACGGGCGGAGATGTCTCTGGAAATAGTTGGGCTTTTAATGACCAACTTAAAAATCGTGGTTTTACAAACGGAGCACTCTATACGTATACGTCTTATAAAAATAATAATGGTTTAAATACTTGGTTTCTGGCAAACGACCATATCTGGATGGCCGCTTATCCATATTATCCGTCAATCAATAGTTTATGGAATAGTCAATATGGTATGTGGCAGTGGTCGTCTAACGCTGGCTTTGGCGGTATAAGTGGTACTTTTGATGTTTCCATCGATTATAGTGGGATTGCTAGCCAGCTATTAAATGGTTATGTGTATGATGGTTCCCAAGGCCATGATGGTTACCGCTGGTATGATAATGGTCAATTAGGCAACGGGAAACGCTGGTACGCCGGTACATATTATTGGTTTAGTAATGGCGAACGAATCGATAATTCATGGCAGAGTGATGCGACCGGAACGTATTATACTGGGTCAGATGGTCGCAGTTACCAGGGGCTGCAAACAATTGGTAATGCCCAATATTACTTTGGAAGTGACTTTACCTTGCAAAAGAACCAGTATGTGACGTTTGATGGTGGGGCGGCTTATGTGGATAATCAAGGAATTGTAAGGCCTCTTGGTACTGGTTACATTTATACAGGAGCTAGCGGCCATGATGGTTATCGCTGGTTTGATAACGGTCAAATTGGTAGTGGAAAGCGCTGGTATGCCGGCACGTATTATTGGTTTGATCAAAATGGCGAACGAATCGATAATTCATGGCAGAGTGATGCGACCGGAACGTATTATACTGGGTCAGATGGTCGCAGTTACCAGGGACTGCAAACAATTGGTAATGCCCAATATTACTTTGGAAGTGACTTTACCTTGCAAAAGAACCAGTATGTGACGGTCAATGGTCGACAGTACTATGTGAACGCGCAAGGAAACGCAAGGCCTGCAGATACGGGTTATATTTATACAGGAGCTAGCGGCCATGATGGTTATCGCTGGTTTGATAACGGTCAAATTGGTAGTGGAAAGCGCTGGTATGCCGGCACGTATTATTGGTTTGATCAAAATGGCGAACGAATCGATAATTCATGGCAGAGTGATGCGACCGGAACGTATTATACTGGGTCAGATGGTCGCAGTTACCAGGGACTGCAAACAATTGGTAATGCCCAATATTACTTTGGAAGTGACTTTACCTTGCAAAAGAACCAGTATGTGACGGTCAATGGTCGACAGTACTATGTGAACGCGCAAGGAAACGCAAGGCCTGCAGATACGGGTTATATTTATACAGGAGCTAGCGGCCATGATGGTTATCGCTGGTTTGATAACGGTCAAATTGGTAGTGGAAAGCGCTGGTATGCCGGCACGTATTATTGGTTTGATCAAAATGGCGAACGAATCGATAATTCATGGCAGAGTGATGCGACTGGAACGTATTATACTGGAGCAGATGGTCGCAGTTACCAGGGACTGCAAACAATTGGTAATGCCCAATATTACTTTGGAAGTGACTTTACCTTGCAAAAGAACCAGTACGTGACGGTCAATGGTCGACAGTACTATGTGAACGCGCAAGGAAACGCAAGGCCTGCAGATACGGGTTATATTTATACAGGAGCTAGCGGCCATGATGGTTATCGCTGGTTTGATAACGGTCAAATTGGTAGTGGAAAGCGCTGGTATGCCGGCACGTATTATTGGTTTGATCAAAATGGCGAACGAATCGATAATTCATGGCAGAGTGATGCGACCGGAACGTATTATACTGGGTCAGATGGTCGCAGTTACCAGGGACTGCAAACAATTGGTAATGCCCAATATTACTTTGGAAGTGACTTTACCTTGCAAAAGAACCAGTATGTGACGGTCAATGGTCGACAGTACTATGTGAACGCGCAAGGAAACGCAAGGCCTGCAGATACGGGTTATATTTATACAGGAGCTAGCGGCCATGATGGTTATCGCTGGTTTGATAACGGTCAAATTGGTAGTGGAAAGCGCTGGTATGCCGGCACGTATTATTGGTTTGATCAAAATGGCGAACGAATCGATAATTCATGGCAGAGTGATGCGACTGGAACGTATTATACTGGAGCAGATGGTCGCAGTTACCAGGGACTGCAAACAATTGGTAATGCCCAATATTACTTTGGAAGTGACTTTACCTTGCAAAAGAACCAGTACGTGACGGTCAATGGTCGACAGTACTATGTGAACGCGCAAGGAAACGCAAGGCCTGCAGATACGGGTTATATTTATACAGGAGCTAGCGGCCATGATGGTTATCGCTGGTTTGATAACGGTCAAATTGGTAGTGGAAAGCGCTGGTATGCCGGCACGTATTATTGGTTTGATCAAAATGGCGAACGAATCGATAATTCATGGCAGAGTGATGCGACTGGAACGTATTATACTGGAGCAGATGGTCGCAGTTACCAGGGACTGCAAACAATTGGTAATGCCCAATATTACTTTGGAAGTGACTTTACCTTGCAAAAGAACCAGTACGTGACGGTCAATGGTCGACAGTACTATGTGAACGCGCAAGGAAACGCAAGGCCTGCAGATACGGGTTATATTTATACAGGAGCTAGCGGCCATGATGGTTATCGCTGGTTTGATAACGGTCAAATTGGTAGTGGAAAGCGCTGGTATGCCGGCACGTATTATTGGTTTGATCAAAATGGCGAACGAATCGATAATTCATGGCAGAGTGATGCGACCGGAACGTATTATACTGGGTCAGATGGTCGCAGTTACCAGGGACTGCAAACAATTGGTAATGCCCAATATTACTTTGGAAGTGACTTTACCTTGCAAAAGAACCAGTATGTGACGGTCAATCGTCAGCAGTACTACCTTGATGATCAAGGAAAAGCAAAGGCCGTTTGA
- a CDS encoding flippase yields the protein MQVAKNYLYNAAYQLLNIIAPIITLPYLARVLGKNGVGVASWTNSLVTYFLLIASLGIVTYGSREIAYVHKNEALRQKKFWEIQTIHFIAGFVALILYVLFIYAGGAFNQRIHQNELFLWYQIWVIFSGIVDISWYFIGLEDFKKTVLRNMMIKLAMTVLIFVLVKKPTDIGAYILLLALSQVFGNLSMWFYLMGKFRWPRLKELNLKSHWHPVFMMFLPTIATQIYLQLNKTMLPFITGATASSGIYDNADKIIKVCLALVTSVGMVMLPRMSAHYAAGEHDQMKKAIHSSMDFVSAIAVPLAFGIAAVGPTAMLWFLGKSWGDVGSALVLLTPIIVFIGWSNVIGNQFLIPTKRLSEYTWSVTFGAVLNVFLNFFLIFIWGVKGAALATAISEFAVIAYQLFVTRNDMKVRAHFVGLWRYLLAGLAMYFAVLYFVANHGIGIKSTLIETVIGGFVYLLVLVILRAPILKRLLNWRSFR from the coding sequence ATGCAAGTTGCTAAAAATTATCTTTATAATGCAGCATATCAATTACTGAATATTATTGCGCCCATTATTACGCTGCCTTATTTGGCACGTGTTTTGGGAAAAAATGGTGTTGGAGTGGCTTCTTGGACGAACTCACTAGTTACCTATTTTCTCTTAATCGCAAGTTTGGGGATTGTTACTTATGGTTCTCGAGAAATCGCTTATGTTCATAAGAACGAAGCGTTACGGCAAAAAAAGTTTTGGGAAATTCAGACGATTCACTTTATTGCAGGTTTTGTAGCCTTGATTTTGTATGTGCTATTCATTTATGCCGGTGGTGCGTTTAATCAGCGTATTCACCAAAATGAATTATTTCTCTGGTATCAAATTTGGGTGATTTTTTCAGGTATTGTTGATATTTCCTGGTACTTTATCGGTTTAGAAGACTTTAAAAAAACTGTTTTACGCAACATGATGATTAAGTTAGCGATGACTGTTTTGATTTTTGTTTTGGTAAAAAAGCCAACTGATATTGGTGCCTATATTTTGCTACTAGCCTTGTCACAGGTTTTTGGTAATCTTTCGATGTGGTTCTATTTGATGGGCAAGTTCCGTTGGCCAAGGTTGAAAGAACTTAATTTAAAGTCGCACTGGCATCCTGTTTTCATGATGTTTTTACCAACGATTGCGACGCAAATTTATTTGCAGCTAAATAAGACAATGCTGCCATTTATTACTGGGGCAACTGCGTCATCTGGTATTTACGATAATGCGGATAAAATTATTAAGGTTTGCCTGGCTTTGGTTACATCAGTGGGAATGGTTATGTTACCACGGATGTCAGCCCACTATGCTGCTGGTGAACACGATCAAATGAAGAAGGCAATTCATTCATCAATGGATTTTGTGTCAGCAATTGCCGTGCCACTTGCCTTTGGAATTGCTGCAGTTGGACCAACGGCAATGCTTTGGTTTTTAGGAAAATCATGGGGGGACGTTGGTTCGGCCCTTGTTCTATTGACACCAATCATTGTTTTCATCGGCTGGTCGAATGTTATTGGTAACCAGTTCTTAATTCCTACGAAACGCCTAAGTGAGTATACTTGGTCAGTAACCTTTGGTGCCGTTCTAAACGTGTTCCTGAATTTCTTTTTAATTTTTATTTGGGGCGTTAAGGGGGCGGCATTGGCAACAGCTATTTCAGAATTTGCTGTTATTGCTTATCAACTATTTGTGACAAGAAACGATATGAAAGTGCGAGCCCATTTCGTTGGACTATGGCGCTATTTGTTGGCTGGGCTGGCAATGTATTTTGCGGTGCTATACTTTGTTGCTAACCATGGTATCGGTATCAAGAGCACATTGATTGAAACGGTCATAGGTGGTTTTGTTTACTTGCTTGTACTCGTTATTCTTCGTGCACCTATTTTAAAACGGTTATTGAATTGGCGTTCCTTCCGCTAA
- a CDS encoding sugar transferase: MKQFLFYRLPKRILDIVVSFVALIVFSPIFLVIAAIIKFSKGTSHVFYAQDRVGQGGKHFKIYKFQSMVDNADQILKSDSQLYQKFVDNGYKLPTREDPRITKIGAILRKTSLDELPQFWNTLIGNMSIIGPRPVVESELVEYGDEKRIQKFLSVKPGVFGLWQASGRSNIGYPERAEIELDYVDRANLGLDFKIMFLTVVAIFKGDGAF; encoded by the coding sequence TTGAAACAGTTCCTGTTTTATCGCCTTCCCAAACGAATTTTAGATATTGTTGTTTCCTTTGTAGCTTTAATTGTTTTTTCACCAATTTTTTTGGTAATTGCAGCGATTATTAAGTTTAGCAAGGGTACAAGTCATGTTTTTTATGCTCAAGACCGTGTCGGTCAGGGCGGTAAGCATTTTAAAATTTATAAGTTCCAGTCAATGGTTGACAATGCTGATCAAATCCTTAAATCAGATAGCCAGTTGTATCAAAAATTTGTTGATAATGGTTATAAATTGCCGACTAGAGAAGACCCTCGAATTACGAAAATTGGGGCGATTTTGCGCAAAACGTCACTCGATGAATTGCCACAATTCTGGAATACTTTAATTGGGAATATGTCAATTATTGGCCCACGGCCAGTGGTTGAGAGTGAATTGGTTGAATATGGCGACGAAAAACGAATTCAAAAATTTTTGTCTGTCAAGCCCGGTGTTTTCGGCCTCTGGCAAGCTTCCGGACGATCAAATATCGGATATCCAGAGCGGGCTGAAATTGAACTCGATTATGTTGACCGTGCTAACTTAGGTTTGGACTTTAAAATTATGTTTCTAACAGTTGTTGCAATTTTCAAAGGTGATGGAGCCTTTTAA
- a CDS encoding YveK family protein: MEFSLTDLAKRFWHFAWLILLCVVVFAGSGFVYAKSGKVITNFSASRTVLIAKNNTDVRDPNSRVQADKALIPTYQKVAQDDAIVTAVQKTLPFKMSKSDVSSAVNVQNPTDTVALAFQASGSTTYRAKTLANVYAETFANVGPTLYPDMGKPDVLSKATGSDVTRSALKNAKKLTLFGAVFGFVLSTVIILILGIRQNYEVARNRE; the protein is encoded by the coding sequence ATGGAATTTTCATTAACTGACTTGGCTAAACGCTTTTGGCATTTTGCTTGGTTGATTCTACTGTGTGTCGTTGTTTTTGCTGGTTCAGGGTTCGTGTACGCTAAATCTGGGAAAGTCATTACTAATTTTTCGGCCAGTCGAACAGTTTTAATTGCTAAGAATAATACGGATGTCCGTGATCCGAATTCGCGTGTTCAGGCAGACAAGGCATTGATTCCAACTTATCAAAAGGTAGCCCAGGATGACGCCATTGTAACTGCTGTTCAAAAAACACTCCCATTTAAAATGAGTAAGAGTGATGTTTCATCTGCCGTAAATGTTCAAAATCCAACAGATACTGTGGCGCTTGCATTCCAGGCTTCTGGTTCAACAACCTATCGAGCAAAGACATTAGCAAACGTCTATGCAGAAACTTTTGCTAATGTTGGGCCAACTCTGTACCCTGACATGGGAAAGCCAGATGTATTGTCGAAAGCGACAGGGTCGGATGTTACTCGCTCTGCGTTGAAGAATGCAAAGAAATTAACATTGTTTGGAGCTGTTTTTGGTTTTGTTTTGTCAACCGTCATTATCTTGATTTTAGGAATTCGTCAAAATTATGAAGTGGCTCGAAATCGGGAATAA
- a CDS encoding DUF4422 domain-containing protein, which produces MKVYIATHKPYAMPQDHLYQPLMVGSSLRDEVPAGYQRDDQGENISTKNPNFNELTGIYWMWKNSEEDAVGLVHYRRYLGQKGGHDYAKRLNQKDIESLLRHHDVILPKERNYYIENQRNHYLHAHAHEPYEIMEKVIRENYEDFYPGFKRMEQSTKAHLFNMFIMKKDVFDDYAEFVFGVLGKVQEKVDLSTLHGQDARVFGFLSERLMDTWLNTRNYSYTEVPVISLEKTNWLDKGTQFLKRKFLPNSKKKVHF; this is translated from the coding sequence ATGAAAGTCTATATTGCAACACACAAACCATATGCAATGCCTCAGGATCACCTTTATCAACCATTGATGGTCGGTTCGTCTTTGAGAGATGAAGTTCCAGCTGGTTATCAACGCGATGATCAGGGTGAAAACATTTCGACTAAAAATCCCAACTTCAATGAATTAACTGGCATTTATTGGATGTGGAAGAATTCTGAAGAAGATGCAGTGGGTTTGGTTCACTATCGACGCTATCTAGGCCAAAAAGGTGGACATGACTACGCTAAACGGCTAAATCAAAAAGATATTGAAAGCTTGTTGCGCCACCATGATGTGATTTTACCCAAAGAACGGAATTATTACATTGAGAATCAGCGGAATCATTATCTTCATGCTCATGCCCATGAACCTTATGAGATAATGGAGAAGGTAATTCGCGAGAATTACGAAGACTTTTATCCGGGATTCAAACGGATGGAGCAATCAACCAAGGCTCATCTGTTTAACATGTTTATCATGAAAAAAGATGTTTTTGATGATTATGCAGAGTTTGTTTTTGGTGTTTTGGGAAAAGTTCAAGAAAAAGTCGACTTGTCCACTTTGCATGGCCAAGACGCTCGTGTTTTTGGTTTCTTGTCAGAACGATTAATGGATACTTGGCTCAATACTCGAAACTACTCTTATACGGAAGTCCCTGTGATTAGCCTTGAAAAAACGAATTGGCTTGATAAAGGCACACAATTTTTGAAACGGAAGTTTCTTCCAAATTCTAAGAAAAAGGTACATTTCTAA
- the glf gene encoding UDP-galactopyranose mutase produces the protein MANKFNTKNYDYLIVGAGPFGMTFAYEAAKRGKRSLVVEKRSFIGGNTHTHVENGITVHDFGAHIFHTDNKEVWDYVQNFAEFNNFQNQVVANYNGKLFNLPFNMNTFYQMWGTKTPAEAKAKIEEQKSAALKELGDRQPRNLEEQAISLIGTDIYQALIKGYTEKQWGRKATELPAFIIKRLPVRFIYDNNYFNHRYQGIPVGGYTQIFENMVERSNGLIDVLTDTDFFDHKDEFMAEFPRVLYTGMIDQFFDYKFGELEYRSLRFESETIDSDNYQGNAVINYTDAETPYTRQMEWRHFDGLADEGKTIITREYPQDWDRTKEAYYPVNDDKNTELYKQYVKAAREEAPEVLFGGRLGKYRYFDMDQVFNDAFNTVRQEFGVADDFNFAHDDVK, from the coding sequence ATGGCAAATAAGTTTAATACTAAAAATTATGATTACTTAATCGTTGGTGCTGGTCCTTTCGGGATGACTTTCGCTTACGAAGCAGCAAAGCGTGGCAAGCGTTCATTAGTTGTTGAGAAACGCTCATTTATTGGTGGTAACACGCATACGCACGTTGAAAACGGCATTACTGTTCATGATTTTGGTGCTCATATCTTCCATACGGATAACAAGGAAGTTTGGGACTACGTGCAGAACTTTGCGGAATTTAACAATTTCCAAAATCAAGTTGTTGCCAACTATAACGGTAAGCTCTTTAACTTGCCATTTAACATGAACACGTTCTACCAGATGTGGGGAACAAAGACACCTGCTGAAGCCAAGGCTAAGATTGAAGAACAAAAGTCTGCCGCTTTGAAGGAATTGGGTGATCGTCAACCACGTAACTTGGAAGAACAAGCAATTTCATTGATTGGAACAGATATTTACCAAGCTTTGATTAAGGGTTATACCGAAAAGCAGTGGGGTCGTAAAGCAACTGAATTGCCAGCGTTCATTATTAAGCGTTTGCCAGTTCGTTTTATTTACGATAACAACTACTTTAACCACCGTTACCAGGGAATTCCTGTTGGTGGTTATACGCAAATTTTTGAGAACATGGTTGAGCGTTCAAACGGCTTGATTGATGTTTTGACTGATACTGATTTCTTCGATCACAAGGATGAATTTATGGCAGAATTCCCACGTGTTCTTTACACGGGAATGATTGATCAGTTCTTTGATTACAAGTTTGGTGAATTGGAGTATCGTTCATTGCGCTTTGAAAGCGAAACGATTGACTCTGATAACTATCAAGGAAATGCCGTGATTAACTATACGGATGCTGAAACACCATATACGCGTCAAATGGAATGGCGCCACTTTGATGGTTTGGCAGACGAAGGAAAGACAATCATTACGCGTGAATACCCACAAGACTGGGATCGCACGAAGGAAGCTTACTACCCAGTTAACGACGATAAGAACACTGAATTGTACAAGCAATACGTGAAGGCTGCTCGCGAAGAAGCCCCTGAAGTACTCTTTGGTGGCCGTTTGGGTAAGTATCGTTACTTTGATATGGACCAGGTTTTCAATGATGCCTTTAACACTGTTCGCCAAGAGTTTGGTGTGGCAGATGACTTTAACTTTGCACACGATGATGTGAAGTAA
- a CDS encoding glycosyltransferase family 2 protein, producing the protein MDIKDQSTVLSLIVPVHNEEDTIQIFYDAIQKVKPEVGATIDFHFIDDGSTDGTLPILRHLADQDDHVHYVSFSRNFGKEAGLYAGLQQAKGDYVAVMDVDLQDPPELLPQMLSEVQSGEYDAVGTRRADRKGEAKLRSWFSAQFYKWMNKVSQTHLVDGARDYRVMTRQMVNAILSLSENQRFSKGIFTWVGFKTKYIPYENRERIAGTTSWSFWKLTKYAIEGIVSFSTMPLTIVTFLGLLSFGASIVAGIFIVIRALISNSSVAGWPSMVTIVLFIGGIQMLSLGVIGRYIAAIFMETKRRPIYVKKEEK; encoded by the coding sequence ATGGACATCAAGGACCAATCAACGGTATTGTCACTTATTGTGCCGGTTCATAACGAAGAAGATACGATTCAAATTTTTTACGATGCTATTCAAAAAGTTAAGCCGGAAGTTGGAGCAACGATTGATTTTCATTTCATTGATGATGGTTCAACTGATGGAACATTACCAATTTTGCGTCATTTAGCAGATCAAGATGATCATGTGCATTACGTTTCTTTTTCACGTAATTTTGGCAAAGAGGCAGGATTGTATGCTGGCTTACAACAGGCAAAGGGTGACTATGTCGCGGTAATGGATGTTGATCTTCAGGATCCACCTGAGTTGCTGCCACAAATGCTATCTGAAGTTCAAAGTGGGGAATACGATGCAGTTGGTACTCGACGCGCTGATCGCAAGGGTGAGGCTAAGTTACGTTCATGGTTCTCTGCTCAGTTCTATAAGTGGATGAACAAGGTATCTCAGACTCATTTGGTCGATGGGGCTCGTGATTATCGGGTAATGACGAGGCAGATGGTGAATGCCATCCTGTCGCTGTCTGAGAATCAACGTTTTTCGAAGGGAATTTTTACTTGGGTCGGTTTTAAAACCAAGTATATTCCATATGAAAACCGTGAACGTATTGCTGGAACAACCTCTTGGTCATTTTGGAAGCTGACCAAATATGCTATTGAAGGAATTGTTTCTTTCTCAACCATGCCGTTAACAATCGTGACCTTCCTAGGTTTACTGTCATTTGGTGCTTCAATTGTAGCAGGAATCTTTATTGTTATTCGAGCTTTAATTTCAAATAGTTCTGTTGCTGGTTGGCCATCGATGGTAACAATTGTTCTCTTCATCGGTGGTATTCAAATGCTTTCTTTAGGTGTTATTGGTCGCTATATTGCCGCGATTTTTATGGAAACCAAGAGAAGACCAATTTATGTGAAAAAAGAAGAGAAGTAG